A window of the Citrus sinensis cultivar Valencia sweet orange chromosome 9, DVS_A1.0, whole genome shotgun sequence genome harbors these coding sequences:
- the LOC102612454 gene encoding E3 ubiquitin-protein ligase RSL1-like isoform X1, which yields MKTNMASTKSKGKRPIVEDNVGSRPRRKLTDIATSKPDGRARTNYLGEAERVKKMDNAKTVDVKVSVEKTRAMASKGKMLQTEKPLNKHGDELAIVLEQLKSVENTMSFIDNRFGSLTESLTELKQRISTVPCKGSYASPPKSGIVYGPFVCEICAEQKTVHKSFHIKGCSHAYCTDCMVKYVAAKLEENITAIRCPVVDCRGLLEPEYCRDILPQDVFDRWGAALCEAVIPGAQKFYCPFKDCSAMLIDDGEEVIQESECPNCRRLFCAQCQVPWHSGVNCVEFQKLNKDEREREDILLMKVAQKEKWKRCPNCRYYVEKKDGCMYMKCRCGTAFCYRCGTASDKFNDQYHFCSVCKG from the exons ATGAAGACTAACATGGCTAGTACCAAGAGCAAGGGCAAGAGGCCCATTGTCGAAGATAATGTTGGCAGCCGGCCAAGAAGGAAATTAACCGATATTGCCACCTCAAAACCTGATGGTCGTGCTAGGACAAACTATTT GGGTGAGGCTGAACGTGTTAAGAAAATGGATAATGCGAAGACAGTGGATGTGAAG GTTTCTGTAGAAAAAACTCGAGCTATGGCCAGTAAAGGTAAGATGTTGCAGACTGAAAAACCACTGAATAAGCATGGTGATGAACTGGCGATAGTGTTGGAGCAGCTTAAATCAGTTGAGAACACAATGTCATTCATCGATAACAGGTTTGGTAGCTTAACAGAATCACTCACGGAACTGAAACAACGTATTTCAACTGTACCTTGCAAAGGATCATATGCAAGTCCTCCCAAGTCTGGAATAGTGTATGGCCCTTTTGTATGTGAGATTTGTGCTGAACAGAAGACTGTGCATAAGTCATTTCATATTAAAGGTTGCTCTCATGCATACTGTACAGACTGCATGGTCAAGTACGTGGCTGCAAAGTTGGAGGAAAACATTACAGCTATTCGTTGCCCAGTTGTAGACTGTAGAGGCTTGTTAGAGCCTGAGTATTGTCGTGATATACTTCCTCAAGATGTATTTGATAGGTGGGGGGCTGCTTTGTGTGAGGCTGTGATTCCTGGGGCTCAAAAGTTTTATTGTCCATTCAAAGATTGTTCTGCGATGTTGATTGATGATGGAGAAGAGGTTATTCAAGAATCAGAGTGCCCTAATTGTAGGAGATTGTTTTGTGCTCAATGTCAGGTTCCTTGGCATTCAGGGGTTAATTGTGTAGAGTTTCAAAAGTTGAATAAggatgagagagagagagaagataTACTGTTGATGAAGGTAGCTCAAAAGGAGAAATGGAAGAGGTGCCCTAATTGTAGGTACTATGTGGAGAAAAAAGATGGTTGCATGTATATGAAGTGCAG GTGCGGCACTGCATTTTGTTACAGATGTGGAACTGCATCGGACAAATTCAATGATCAATATCATTTTTGTAGTGTCTGTAAGGGTTAA
- the LOC102612454 gene encoding E3 ubiquitin-protein ligase RSL1-like isoform X2 produces MKTNMASTKSKGKRPIVEDNVGSRPRRKLTDIATSKPDGRARTNYLGEAERVKKMDNAKTVDVKVSVEKTRAMASKGKMLQTEKPLNKHGDELAIVLEQLKSVENTMSFIDNRFGSLTESLTELKQRISTVPCKGSYASPPKSGIVYGPFVCEICAEQKTVHKSFHIKGCSHAYCTDCMVKYVAAKLEENITAIRCPVVDCRGLLEPEYCRDILPQDVFDRWGAALCEAVIPGAQKFYCPFKDCSAMLIDDGEEVIQESECPNCRRLFCAQCQVPWHSGVNCVEFQKLNKDEREREDILLMKVAQKEKWKRCPNCRYYVEKKDGCMYMKCRDRFLGLLCEY; encoded by the exons ATGAAGACTAACATGGCTAGTACCAAGAGCAAGGGCAAGAGGCCCATTGTCGAAGATAATGTTGGCAGCCGGCCAAGAAGGAAATTAACCGATATTGCCACCTCAAAACCTGATGGTCGTGCTAGGACAAACTATTT GGGTGAGGCTGAACGTGTTAAGAAAATGGATAATGCGAAGACAGTGGATGTGAAG GTTTCTGTAGAAAAAACTCGAGCTATGGCCAGTAAAGGTAAGATGTTGCAGACTGAAAAACCACTGAATAAGCATGGTGATGAACTGGCGATAGTGTTGGAGCAGCTTAAATCAGTTGAGAACACAATGTCATTCATCGATAACAGGTTTGGTAGCTTAACAGAATCACTCACGGAACTGAAACAACGTATTTCAACTGTACCTTGCAAAGGATCATATGCAAGTCCTCCCAAGTCTGGAATAGTGTATGGCCCTTTTGTATGTGAGATTTGTGCTGAACAGAAGACTGTGCATAAGTCATTTCATATTAAAGGTTGCTCTCATGCATACTGTACAGACTGCATGGTCAAGTACGTGGCTGCAAAGTTGGAGGAAAACATTACAGCTATTCGTTGCCCAGTTGTAGACTGTAGAGGCTTGTTAGAGCCTGAGTATTGTCGTGATATACTTCCTCAAGATGTATTTGATAGGTGGGGGGCTGCTTTGTGTGAGGCTGTGATTCCTGGGGCTCAAAAGTTTTATTGTCCATTCAAAGATTGTTCTGCGATGTTGATTGATGATGGAGAAGAGGTTATTCAAGAATCAGAGTGCCCTAATTGTAGGAGATTGTTTTGTGCTCAATGTCAGGTTCCTTGGCATTCAGGGGTTAATTGTGTAGAGTTTCAAAAGTTGAATAAggatgagagagagagagaagataTACTGTTGATGAAGGTAGCTCAAAAGGAGAAATGGAAGAGGTGCCCTAATTGTAGGTACTATGTGGAGAAAAAAGATGGTTGCATGTATATGAAGTGCAG AGATAGGTTTCTGGGACTCCTCTGTGAATATTGA
- the LOC102611966 gene encoding uncharacterized protein LOC102611966 isoform X1, which translates to MDEYLDHYFSSSSWSDVNAKERSSWDYSEPLQQNQLLPNSIGVYKDDEKNSPVGIAMEGLAAQDTSSFVLGEESEYGIDKNLLSEETQYEKDGQNCNGNLSSMNRSLKLGNVGLQYDPAIPTLGSMNLGSPKQLPLIGEMTTSPSFVDSEHVGGNSSELSDIQRSLRDLQTISPSPELWLPTSYEEVSSLSSVIEQPRTRGFYLQGATMNHDVDTTGNRYVGMDKILQFDYLSASIVAKGEQELPNHPLSCFSSRPLPTVPTVGLPSLQQTASANPTGGCNGTGKARVRARRGQATDPHSIAERLRREKIAERMKNLQELVPNSNKTDKASMLDEIIDYVKFLQLQVKVLSMSRLGAAGAVLPLITDGQAEASKGLSLSPQADQGVDISLNSDQIAFEEEVVKLMESNVTKAMQYLQNKGLCLMPIALATAISSGKASSSDTISEENKFCFSNGLVQSNSSSASSNSSLPNNGINQMPLNTNIIIGKPIGESILVNGCNRAVKEERNSQCTARELKPKT; encoded by the exons ATGGATGAGTATCTCGATCAttatttctcttcttcatcatGGTCGGATGTGAATGCAAAGGAAAGATCATCTTGGGATTATAGTGAACCTCTTCAACAAAATCAACTGCTTCCCAATTCAATTGGAGTGTATAAAGATGATGAGAAAAATTCACCTGTTGGTATTGCAATGGAAGGCTTAGCAGCTCAAGATACATCATCATTTGTTCTTGGTGAGGAATCAGAATATGGTATTGACAAAAATTTACTTTCCGAGGAAACTCAATATGAAAAGGATGGCCAAAACTGCAATGGCAACCTATCCTCCATGAATAGAAGCTTGAAACTTGGAAATGTAGGCCTGCAGTACGATCCAGCCATACCTACTCTAGGCTCCATGAATCTAGGTTCTCCAAAGCAGCTTCCGTTGATAGGTGAAATGACAACATCTCCTTCTTTTGTCGACTCAGAGCATGTTGGTGGTAATAGCAGTGAGCTTTCTGACATTCAGAGATCCCTCAGAGATTTGCAAACTATTTCTCCAAGTCCAGAATTGTGGCTTCCAACATCTTATGAGGAGGTTTCTTCCTTATCTTCTGTAATAGAACAACCAAGAACACGTGGTTTCTATCTCCAAGGAGCAACCATGAATCATGATGTAGATACAACGGGGAACAGATATGTTGGAatggataaaattttacaatttgatTACTTGTCTGCATCCATCGTTGCGAAG gGGGAACAAGAATTGCCAAATCATCCattatcttgtttttcttcaaGGCCCCTGCCAACTGTGCCAACAGTCGGACTGCCATCTCTTCAGCAG ACAGCATCAGCCAATCCAACAGGTGGCTGTAACGGAACCGGAAAGGCTCGTGTGAGGGCGCGTCGAGGACAGGCCACCGATCCACACAGTATTGCTGAAAGA CTTCGGAGAGAGAAAATTGCTGAAAGGATGAAGAATTTGCAAGAGCTTGTACCTAATTCCAATAAG ACTGATAAGGCATCCATGCTTGATGAGATCATAGACTACGTTAAATTTCTTCAACTCCAGGTCAAG GTATTGAGCATGAGCAGGCTTGGGGCTGCAGGGGCAGTTCTTCCTCTAATCACAGATGGTCAGGCTGAG GCATCTAAGGGGTTATCTCTATCGCCGCAAGCTGATCAAGGAGTTGATATTTCTCTAAATTCTGATCAAATTGCTTTTGAAGAAGAGGTAGTGAAGCTGATGGAATCCAACGTGACCAAGGCAATGCAATATCTTCAAAACAAAGGCCTCTGCCTCATGCCCATTGCTCTAGCTACAGCTATATCAAGCGGAAAGGCATCATCATCAGACACGATTTCTGAGGAAAACAAATTTTGCTTCAGCAATGGTCTTGTTCAAAGCAACAGTAGCAGCGCTAGCAGCAACAGCAGTTTGCCCAACAATGGGATAAACCAGATGCCGTTGAATACCAATATCATCATTGGGAAGCCCATCGGAGAAAGCATTTTGGTCAATGGTTGCAATAGAGCAgttaaagaagagagaaacaGTCAGTGCACGGCCAGAGAACTAAAACCAAAAACATGA
- the LOC102611966 gene encoding uncharacterized protein LOC102611966 isoform X2, translating to MDEYLDHYFSSSSWSDVNAKERSSWDYSEPLQQNQLLPNSIGVYKDDEKNSPVGIAMEGLAAQDTSSFVLGEESEYGIDKNLLSEETQYEKDGQNCNGNLSSMNRSLKLGNVGLQYDPAIPTLGSMNLGSPKQLPLIGEMTTSPSFVDSEHVGGNSSELSDIQRSLRDLQTISPSPELWLPTSYEEVSSLSSVIEQPRTRGFYLQGATMNHDVDTTGNRYVGMDKILQFDYLSASIVAKGEQELPNHPLSCFSSRPLPTVPTVGLPSLQQTASANPTGGCNGTGKARVRARRGQATDPHSIAERLRREKIAERMKNLQELVPNSNKTDKASMLDEIIDYVKFLQLQVKVLSMSRLGAAGAVLPLITDGQAEI from the exons ATGGATGAGTATCTCGATCAttatttctcttcttcatcatGGTCGGATGTGAATGCAAAGGAAAGATCATCTTGGGATTATAGTGAACCTCTTCAACAAAATCAACTGCTTCCCAATTCAATTGGAGTGTATAAAGATGATGAGAAAAATTCACCTGTTGGTATTGCAATGGAAGGCTTAGCAGCTCAAGATACATCATCATTTGTTCTTGGTGAGGAATCAGAATATGGTATTGACAAAAATTTACTTTCCGAGGAAACTCAATATGAAAAGGATGGCCAAAACTGCAATGGCAACCTATCCTCCATGAATAGAAGCTTGAAACTTGGAAATGTAGGCCTGCAGTACGATCCAGCCATACCTACTCTAGGCTCCATGAATCTAGGTTCTCCAAAGCAGCTTCCGTTGATAGGTGAAATGACAACATCTCCTTCTTTTGTCGACTCAGAGCATGTTGGTGGTAATAGCAGTGAGCTTTCTGACATTCAGAGATCCCTCAGAGATTTGCAAACTATTTCTCCAAGTCCAGAATTGTGGCTTCCAACATCTTATGAGGAGGTTTCTTCCTTATCTTCTGTAATAGAACAACCAAGAACACGTGGTTTCTATCTCCAAGGAGCAACCATGAATCATGATGTAGATACAACGGGGAACAGATATGTTGGAatggataaaattttacaatttgatTACTTGTCTGCATCCATCGTTGCGAAG gGGGAACAAGAATTGCCAAATCATCCattatcttgtttttcttcaaGGCCCCTGCCAACTGTGCCAACAGTCGGACTGCCATCTCTTCAGCAG ACAGCATCAGCCAATCCAACAGGTGGCTGTAACGGAACCGGAAAGGCTCGTGTGAGGGCGCGTCGAGGACAGGCCACCGATCCACACAGTATTGCTGAAAGA CTTCGGAGAGAGAAAATTGCTGAAAGGATGAAGAATTTGCAAGAGCTTGTACCTAATTCCAATAAG ACTGATAAGGCATCCATGCTTGATGAGATCATAGACTACGTTAAATTTCTTCAACTCCAGGTCAAG GTATTGAGCATGAGCAGGCTTGGGGCTGCAGGGGCAGTTCTTCCTCTAATCACAGATGGTCAGGCTGAG ATCTAG
- the LOC102611670 gene encoding AT-rich interactive domain-containing protein 4 → MMFHAQSSSRNHCSLLAVLSRKFVDDKQKQAATDDKPKYPFPEIASSGRLEVHLLSSPSTDEFRRLLESSEPNIVYLQGEKINDSEEIGSLVWGDVDLSTPEALCGLFGSTLPTTVYLEIPNGENFAEALHSRGVPYVIYWKHSFSCYAACHFLQALLSVVQSSCSHTWDAFQLAHASFRLYCVRNNIVMASNSQKGSSKLGPHLLGDPPKIDIALSEMDVQGEENSPENLPAIKIYDDDVTMRFLVCGVPCTLDTSLLGPLEDGLNALLNIEIRGSKLHNRTSAPPPPLQAGAFSRGVVTMRCDLSTCSSAHISLLVSGSAQTCFNDQLLENHIKNELIENSQLVHALPNSGDNRLPPSEPRKSASIACGASVFEVSMKVSTWASQVLRQLAPDVSYRSLVMLGIASIQGLSVASFEKDDAERLLFFCTRQGKADHTENSVLTRPPSWLTSPAPSRKRSEPCRESKGVESENVCNVRPKLNSAAMRPIPHTRHYKMLPFSGFSEIERYDGDQVKANLPVAPLKHSSAGPTPVTHRKSLSSSYQAQQIISLNPLPLKKHGCGRAPIQVCSEEEFLRDVMQFLILRGHTRLVPQGGLAEFPDAILNAKRLDLFNLYREVVSRGGFHVGNGINWKGQVFSKMRNHTLTNRMTGVGNTLKRHYETYLLEYELAHDDVDGECCLLCHSSAAGDWVNCGICGEWAHFGCDRRQGLGAFKDYAKTDGLEYVCPQCSVTNFKKKSQKTSNGY, encoded by the exons ATGATGTTTCATGCACAAAGTTCTTCAAGAAATCATTGTAGTCTGCTTGCAGTTCTAAGCAGAaaatttgttgatgataaGCAAAAGCAAGCAGCTACTGATGATAAACCCAAATACCCTTTTCCGGAAATTGCTTCTTCGGGTCGGCTTGAG GTTCATTTGCTGAGTAGTCCTAGTACTGATGAGTTCCGGCGACTTCTTGAGTCATCAGAGCCGAATATTGTGTATTTGcaaggagaaaaaattaatgatagtGAAGAAATTGGGTCTCTGGTGTGGGGAGATGTTGACTTGTCCACTCCAGAAGCCTTATGTGGGCTCTTTGGTTCCACATTGCCAACTACT GTTTATTTAGAGATTCCGAATGGTGAAAATTTTGCAGAGGCACTTCATTCAAGG GGCGTTCCTTACGTTATATATTGGAAACATTCGTTTTCATGCTATGCAGCCTGTCATTTTCTTCAAGCTCTGTTATCAGTGGTGCAAAG TTCATGCAGTCATACATGGGATGCATTCCAACTGGCGCATGCATCCTTTAGGCTGTACTGTGTACGAAACAACATTGTCATGGCTTCTAACAGCCAGAAAGGTAGTAGTAAGTTGGGACCCCACTTGCTTGGGGACCCTCCCAAGATTGATATTGCTCTGTCGGAGATGGATGTTCAAGGGGAAGAAAATTCTCCCGAGAATCTTCCTgctataaaaatatatgatgatgatgtgaCCATGAGGTTTCTTGTTTGTGGAGTTCCTTGCACATTG GATACAAGCTTATTGGGACCTTTGGAGGATGGACTCAATGCTCTCCTGAATATTGAA ATACGAGGGAGCAAACTCCATAACCGGACAAG TGCTCCACCACCTCCCCTTCAGGCTGGCGCATTTTCTCGTGGTGTAGTTACCATGCGATGTGATTTATCAACCTGCAGTTCTGCTCACATATCACTTCTAGTGTCTGGCAGTGCACAGACTTGTTTTAATGATCAG CTTTTGGAAAATCATATAAAGAATGAGCTTATCGAGAATAGTCAGCTAGTTCATGCATTGCCAAACAGTGGGGATAACAGACTGCCTCCATCTGAGCCTCGGAAGTCCGCCTCAATAGCATGTGGGGCAAGTGTGTTTGAAGTTTCCATGAAGGTTTCCACATGGGCTTCCCAG GTCTTAAGACAACTGGCTCCAGATGTATCTTACCGTAGCTTAGTTATGCTGGGAATAGCTAGTATTCAAGGGTTGTCTGTTGCTTCATTTGAAAAGGATGATGCAGAGCGTCTGCTTTTCTTTTGTACAAGACAGGGAAAGGCAGACCATACTGAAAATTCTGTTCTAACTAGACCTCCTAGTTGGTTGACTTCTCCTGCACCTAGTCGAAAAAGATCTGAACCATGCAGAGAATCTAAAGGCGTGGAAAGTGAAAATGTATGTAATGTTAGACCAAAACTGAATTCTGCTGCAATGAGGCCAATCCCTCATACTCGACATTATAAGATGCTTCCTTTTTCTGGGTTTTCTGAGATCGAAAGATATGACGGTGATCAAGTAAAGGCTAATTTGCCAGTGGCCCCCTTAAAGCATAGTTCTGCAGGACCGACTCCGGTTACACATAGGAAATCATTATCTAGCTCCTATCAGGCTCAACAAATCATTTCTTTAAATCCACTACCTCTTAAGAAGCATGGTTGTGGCAGAGCCCCAATACAAGTTTGCTCTGAG GAGGAATTTTTGAGGGATGTAATGCAGTTTTTGATCCTCCGTGGGCATACTCGTCTTGTTCCTCAAGGTGGATTAGCTGAGTTTCCTGATGCTATTCTTAATGCAAAACGTCTTGACCTTTTCAACTTGTATAGAGAG GTGGTTTCAAGGGGAGGCTTTCATGTTGGAAATGGCATCAATTGGAAAGGACAAGTTTTCTCGAAGATGCGCAATCATACATTGACTAATAGGATGACT GGCGTTGGCAATACACTAAAAAGACATTATGAAACTTACCTTTTAGAGTATGAATTAGCTCATGATGATGTAGATGGAGAATGCTGCTTATTGTGTCACAG TAGTGCGGCAGGTGATTGGGTTAATTGTGGAATATGCGGTGAGTGGGCACATTTCGGCTGTGATAGGCGCCAGGGGCTAGGTGCCTTCAAG GACTATGCAAAAACAGACGGCTTGGAGTATGTTTGTCCACAATGCAGTGTAACAAATTTCAAGAAGAAATCCCAAAAAACATCTAATGGTTATTGA